In Nitrospirota bacterium, a single genomic region encodes these proteins:
- a CDS encoding LysR family transcriptional regulator, with translation MVNLEWYRSFTAIYKIGTITGAAEALYMTQPGVSQHLSALETLMGRKLFIRTPRKMVPTEYGKELYSQLIGAIEGLERVEQKFKRISKELPLIRIGTPLEYFHQIALHKLKNSIFRFWFQFDITAKLIEKLEKGDLDIVIATQKPDKKDFEFTKLADESFLLVGASDILLPNFKKSKRDEQNNLFEHWLTNQKWITYDTNLPIIRRFWLENFKKRPNIQPTMVIPNLHAIKKAVELGFGISLLPDYLCSGELNRGRIKMLWKGGTAIKNEIFLVYRKIDRNNEMIMQIKAELLKSR, from the coding sequence ATGGTAAATTTAGAATGGTATCGCAGCTTTACTGCTATTTATAAGATTGGCACAATAACTGGAGCAGCAGAGGCGTTATATATGACCCAGCCGGGCGTTAGCCAACACCTTTCTGCATTGGAAACATTAATGGGTCGCAAGCTATTCATTCGCACACCCAGAAAGATGGTGCCTACTGAATATGGCAAAGAGCTTTACAGCCAGTTAATCGGGGCTATTGAGGGGCTTGAAAGGGTTGAGCAGAAATTCAAAAGAATTAGCAAAGAACTGCCGCTCATACGCATTGGCACCCCATTGGAGTATTTTCATCAAATTGCACTGCATAAATTAAAAAATTCTATTTTCAGGTTTTGGTTCCAGTTTGATATAACTGCCAAATTAATTGAGAAATTGGAAAAAGGAGATTTAGATATTGTGATTGCAACGCAAAAGCCTGACAAAAAAGATTTTGAGTTTACAAAATTAGCTGATGAGAGTTTCTTGTTGGTGGGCGCATCGGATATTTTACTGCCAAATTTTAAAAAGAGCAAAAGAGATGAGCAAAATAATCTATTTGAACATTGGCTTACAAATCAAAAATGGATTACTTACGATACCAATTTGCCGATAATCAGACGCTTTTGGCTTGAAAATTTTAAAAAGAGGCCCAATATACAGCCAACAATGGTAATTCCAAACCTGCATGCAATTAAAAAGGCTGTTGAGTTAGGGTTTGGCATTAGTCTGCTTCCAGACTATTTATGTAGTGGAGAATTAAATAGAGGCAGAATAAAGATGTTGTGGAAGGGTGGAACGGCAATTAAAAACGAGATATTTCTTGTTTATAGAAAAATTGACAGAAATAATGAAATGATAATGCAGATTAAGGCAGAACTGTTGAAATCAAGAT